Proteins co-encoded in one Lates calcarifer isolate ASB-BC8 linkage group LG17, TLL_Latcal_v3, whole genome shotgun sequence genomic window:
- the LOC108896971 gene encoding putative hydroxypyruvate isomerase isoform X1 — MAPLKFCANISWLFTELPDLSQRIYAAASAGFQAVEAAWLYDTDLQELQRAREATGVEVVLINTPPGDVNAGELGLGAVPGREAEFRQGLDQALKYAKALNCRRIHLMAGRVPVGTNRMAVAKEMEAIFIQNLNYAADILSKEGVTGLIEPINTRITDPRYFLDSPHQAAGILGEAREAKHQTANGHLSLANNGWKPDTKHTQVFSHNWSCSDCSGSRQE; from the exons ATGGCTCCGCTGAAGTTCTGTGCGAACATCTCCTGGCTGTTCACGGAGCTGCCAGACTTAAGCCAGAGAATATACGCCGCTGCCTCGGCTGGTTTCCAGGCTGTGGAGGCAGCCTGGCTCTACGACACCGACCTGCAGGAGCTTCAGAGGGCCAGAGAGGCGACAGGAGTGGAGGTGGTCCTCATCAACACTCCGCCCG GAGATGTAAACGCAGGTGAGCTTGGTCTTGGAGCAGTTCCTGGAAGAGAGGCAGAGTTCAGACAGGGTCTGGATCAGGCTTTGAAGTATGCAAAAGCCTTGAACTGCAGAAG GATCCACCTGATGGCAGGGAGGGTTCCTGTGGGCACAAACAGGATGGCAGTTGCCAAGGAGATGGAGGCCATCTTCATACAGAACCTAAACTATGCTGCTGATATCCTCTCAAAG GAAGGAGTCACTGGCTTGATTGAACCAATCAACACAAGGATTACAGATCCCAGGTATTTTCTGGACTCTCCTCATCAGG CGGCTGGAATCCTGGGAGAAGCTCGGGAAGCCAAACATCAAACTGCAAATG GACATCTTTCACTGGCAAATAATGGATGGAAACCTgacacaaaacatacacaagTATTTTCCCATAATTG GTCATGTTCAGATTGCTCAGGTTCCAGGCAGGAATGA
- the LOC108896971 gene encoding putative hydroxypyruvate isomerase isoform X4 produces the protein MAPLKFCANISWLFTELPDLSQRIYAAASAGFQAVEAAWLYDTDLQELQRAREATGVEVVLINTPPGDVNAGELGLGAVPGREAEFRQGLDQALKYAKALNCRRIHLMAGRVPVGTNRMAVAKEMEAIFIQNLNYAADILSKEGVTGLIEPINTRITDPRYFLDSPHQAAGILGEAREAKHQTANGHLSLANNGWKPDTKHTQVFSHNWSCSDCSGSRQE, from the exons ATGGCTCCGCTGAAGTTCTGTGCGAACATCTCCTGGCTGTTCACGGAGCTGCCAGACTTAAGCCAGAGAATATACGCCGCTGCCTCGGCTGGTTTCCAGGCTGTGGAGGCAGCCTGGCTCTACGACACCGACCTGCAGGAGCTTCAGAGGGCCAGAGAGGCGACAGGAGTGGAGGTGGTCCTCATCAACACTCCGCCCG GAGATGTAAACGCAGGTGAGCTTGGTCTTGGAGCAGTTCCTGGAAGAGAGGCAGAGTTCAGACAGGGTCTGGATCAGGCTTTGAAGTATGCAAAAGCCTTGAACTGCAGAAG GATCCACCTGATGGCAGGGAGGGTTCCTGTGGGCACAAACAGGATGGCAGTTGCCAAGGAGATGGAGGCCATCTTCATACAGAACCTAAACTATGCTGCTGATATCCTCTCAAAG GAAGGAGTCACTGGCTTGATTGAACCAATCAACACAAGGATTACAGATCCCAGGTATTTTCTGGACTCTCCTCATCAGG CGGCTGGAATCCTGGGAGAAGCTCGGGAAGCCAAACATCAAACTGCAAATG GACATCTTTCACTGGCAAATAATGGATGGAAACCTgacacaaaacatacacaagTATTTTCCCATAATTG
- the LOC108896971 gene encoding putative hydroxypyruvate isomerase isoform X5 has translation MAPLKFCANISWLFTELPDLSQRIYAAASAGFQAVEAAWLYDTDLQELQRAREATGVEVVLINTPPGDVNAGELGLGAVPGREAEFRQGLDQALKYAKALNCRRIHLMAGRVPVGTNRMAVAKEMEAIFIQNLNYAADILSKEGVTGLIEPINTRITDPRYFLDSPHQGETLLKKLGKPNIKLQMDIFHWQIMDGNLTQNIHKYFPIIGHVQIAQVPGRNEPDSAGELNYNFLFNTLENHDYQGYIGCEYKPLGNTTDGLGWIKDYWTHNK, from the exons ATGGCTCCGCTGAAGTTCTGTGCGAACATCTCCTGGCTGTTCACGGAGCTGCCAGACTTAAGCCAGAGAATATACGCCGCTGCCTCGGCTGGTTTCCAGGCTGTGGAGGCAGCCTGGCTCTACGACACCGACCTGCAGGAGCTTCAGAGGGCCAGAGAGGCGACAGGAGTGGAGGTGGTCCTCATCAACACTCCGCCCG GAGATGTAAACGCAGGTGAGCTTGGTCTTGGAGCAGTTCCTGGAAGAGAGGCAGAGTTCAGACAGGGTCTGGATCAGGCTTTGAAGTATGCAAAAGCCTTGAACTGCAGAAG GATCCACCTGATGGCAGGGAGGGTTCCTGTGGGCACAAACAGGATGGCAGTTGCCAAGGAGATGGAGGCCATCTTCATACAGAACCTAAACTATGCTGCTGATATCCTCTCAAAG GAAGGAGTCACTGGCTTGATTGAACCAATCAACACAAGGATTACAGATCCCAGGTATTTTCTGGACTCTCCTCATCAGGGTGAGACACT GTTGAAG AAGCTCGGGAAGCCAAACATCAAACTGCAAATG GACATCTTTCACTGGCAAATAATGGATGGAAACCTgacacaaaacatacacaagTATTTTCCCATAATTG GTCATGTTCAGATTGCTCAGGTTCCAGGCAGGAATGAGCCTGACAGTGCCGGAGAGCTGAACTACAACTTCCTGTTCAACACACTGGAAAACCATGACTACCAGGGATACATTGGATGTGAATACAAGCCACTAG GaaacacaactgatggtctGGGTTGGATCAAAGATTACTGGACACACAACAAGTGA